A part of Kitasatospora acidiphila genomic DNA contains:
- a CDS encoding APC family permease, translating into MPLPPQAAQAAEPTDPPEPEAASPSGQDKRHDRDKLTALGGLAALSLDAMASVAYGPESIVLVLAAAGSYGLGFTLPVTIAIAVLLAVLTASYRQVIAAFPDGGGSYAVAKTHLGRRTALTAAASLVIDYILNVAVSVTAGVAALTSAFPGLYPHRVLLCLAVLVLVTAVNLRGIAESARWFMAPTAVFVLSIMAIIVVGLFRSHPASTAAAAGHASVVAQNATGVGALLLLKAFASGCSALTGVEAVANAVPSFRAPRAKRAQHTEVALGALLGVMLIGLAVLIGRFHLRPVDGVTLLAQLADASLGHGFGFYLVQFATVVLLALAANTSFGGLPVLMRLLARDNHLPHVFALRADHQVHRHGVLFLALVSAGLLVASGGDVNSLVPLFSIGVFVGFTICQVGMVRHWRLERGAGWRGKAALNGFGAVLTGVATLVVTGTKFTEGAWGVVVALPVLVLVFEAVHRAYGRIGERLELGRIPGPVVRRRSTVVVPVHSISRLTREALAAAMSLGDEVLAVTVVPTDPDAEDAQAIQALRRDWELWQPGVPLVEVADAHRRLGRPLVGFVQGLTAERVTVLIAEVEPVRLWQRALQNQRGVLIDRALRRHTDAVVCRLRLHM; encoded by the coding sequence GCCGCCCTCTCGCTGGACGCGATGGCCTCGGTGGCCTACGGACCGGAGTCCATCGTCCTGGTGCTGGCCGCGGCCGGCAGCTACGGGTTGGGCTTCACGCTCCCGGTCACCATCGCGATCGCGGTGCTGCTCGCGGTGCTCACCGCCTCCTACCGCCAGGTGATCGCGGCCTTCCCGGACGGCGGCGGCTCCTACGCGGTGGCCAAGACCCACCTGGGCCGGCGCACCGCGCTGACCGCCGCGGCCTCGCTGGTGATCGATTACATCCTCAATGTCGCGGTCAGCGTGACGGCCGGCGTGGCGGCGCTGACCTCGGCCTTCCCGGGGCTCTATCCGCACCGGGTGCTGCTCTGCCTCGCCGTGCTGGTGCTGGTGACCGCTGTGAACCTGCGCGGGATCGCCGAGTCGGCCCGCTGGTTCATGGCGCCGACCGCGGTCTTCGTGCTGTCGATCATGGCGATCATCGTGGTCGGCCTGTTCCGCTCCCACCCGGCCAGCACCGCGGCGGCGGCCGGCCACGCCTCGGTGGTGGCGCAGAACGCCACCGGGGTCGGCGCGCTGCTGCTGCTCAAGGCCTTCGCGTCCGGCTGCTCGGCGCTGACCGGGGTGGAGGCGGTGGCCAACGCGGTGCCGAGCTTCCGGGCTCCCCGGGCGAAGCGGGCCCAGCACACCGAGGTCGCGCTGGGCGCGCTGCTCGGCGTGATGCTGATCGGTCTCGCGGTGCTGATCGGCCGGTTCCACCTGCGGCCGGTGGACGGGGTCACGCTGCTGGCGCAGCTGGCCGACGCCTCGCTGGGGCACGGCTTCGGGTTCTACCTGGTGCAGTTCGCCACCGTGGTGCTGCTGGCGCTGGCCGCCAACACCTCGTTCGGCGGCCTGCCGGTGCTGATGCGGCTGCTGGCCCGGGACAACCACCTGCCGCACGTCTTCGCGCTGCGCGCCGACCACCAGGTGCACCGGCACGGCGTGCTCTTCCTGGCGCTGGTCTCGGCCGGGCTGCTGGTGGCCTCCGGCGGCGATGTGAACAGCCTGGTGCCGCTGTTCTCGATCGGCGTCTTCGTCGGCTTCACCATCTGCCAGGTCGGCATGGTCAGGCACTGGCGGCTGGAGCGCGGTGCCGGTTGGCGCGGCAAGGCGGCGCTCAACGGCTTCGGCGCGGTGCTGACCGGGGTGGCCACCCTGGTGGTGACCGGCACCAAGTTCACCGAGGGTGCCTGGGGCGTGGTGGTCGCGCTGCCGGTGCTGGTGCTGGTCTTCGAGGCGGTGCACCGGGCGTACGGCCGGATCGGCGAGCGGCTGGAGCTGGGCCGGATCCCCGGTCCGGTGGTCCGGCGGCGCTCCACCGTGGTGGTCCCGGTCCACTCGATCTCCCGGCTGACCCGGGAGGCGCTGGCCGCCGCGATGTCGCTGGGCGACGAGGTGCTGGCGGTCACCGTGGTGCCCACCGACCCGGATGCCGAGGATGCGCAGGCCATCCAGGCGCTGCGCCGGGACTGGGAGCTGTGGCAGCCGGGGGTGCCGCTGGTCGAGGTGGCGGATGCGCACCGGCGGCTCGGCCGGCCGCTGGTCGGCTTCGTGCAGGGGCTGACCGCCGAGCGCGTGACGGTGCTGATCGCCGAGGTGGAGCCGGTACGGCTGTGGCAGCGGGCGCTGCAGAACCAGCGCGGGGTGCTGATCGACCGGGCGCTGCGCCGGCACACCGACGCGGTGGTCTGCCGGCTGCGGCTGCACATGTGA
- a CDS encoding APC family permease — MFNVPSALKRLVIGKAMRSEELGETLLPKRLALPIFASDPLSSVAYATEEILLVLTVGGTAFLYLTPWVALGVVALMAVVVLSYRQVVHAYPGGGGSYEVVTRNLGAKAGLVVAASLMVDYVMTVAVSVASGVDNIISAFPGLGDYRVVMACSFVALLAAMNLRGVRESGKAFAAPTYMFIFGILLMVATGFIKMAFGHAPVAESAKYAIIPTDHNGTLAGVALIMLGLKAFASGCTALTGVEAISNGVPAFRAPKSKNAATTMSWMGITAVVMFIGITVLALVAKVHKTNDTCQLVGFQGDCHTASQPTVIAQLASSIFGGDHSPLFYFIQAATALVLILAANTAFNGFPLLGSILAQHRYLPRQFHTRGDRLAFSNGIIALAVVNILLLWFYKANVDNLIHLYILGVFTSFTLSQIGMVRHWNEVLSTETDPKVRAGAQRSRVINAFGACTTGLVFVIVMATKFMEGAWLAVLAAIVLFVMMRGIRKHYDSVADELTVDDPQADSVRPSKVHGIVLVSKLHKPTLRALGYAEAFRPDTLEAVTVSVEKEDTEELKEQWQEFDVRVPLKVLDSPYREITKPVVAYVRSVRRTSPRDAVAVFIPEYVVGHWWEHFLHNQSALWLKSRLLFTPGVMVISVPWQLSSAPKADHPARRGPGAVRRGEPLNNKNGKRRQPIEAPEHA; from the coding sequence GTGTTCAATGTGCCCTCGGCGCTCAAGCGCCTCGTGATCGGCAAGGCCATGCGCAGCGAGGAGCTGGGCGAGACCCTGCTCCCCAAGCGCCTGGCGCTGCCGATCTTCGCGTCCGACCCGCTCTCCTCGGTGGCCTACGCCACCGAGGAGATCCTGCTGGTGCTCACCGTCGGCGGCACCGCTTTCCTCTACCTGACGCCATGGGTCGCCCTCGGCGTCGTGGCACTGATGGCCGTGGTGGTCCTCTCCTACCGCCAGGTGGTGCACGCCTACCCGGGCGGCGGCGGCTCCTACGAGGTGGTGACGCGCAACCTCGGCGCCAAGGCCGGTCTGGTGGTGGCCGCCTCGCTGATGGTCGACTACGTGATGACCGTCGCGGTGTCGGTCGCCTCCGGCGTGGACAACATCATCTCGGCGTTCCCCGGGCTCGGTGACTACCGGGTCGTGATGGCCTGCAGCTTCGTGGCGCTGCTGGCCGCGATGAACCTGCGCGGGGTGCGGGAGTCCGGCAAGGCGTTCGCCGCGCCGACCTACATGTTCATCTTCGGCATCCTGCTGATGGTGGCCACCGGCTTCATCAAGATGGCCTTCGGACACGCCCCGGTGGCCGAGAGCGCCAAGTACGCGATCATCCCGACCGACCACAACGGCACGCTGGCCGGCGTGGCGCTGATCATGCTGGGTCTGAAGGCCTTCGCCTCCGGTTGCACCGCGCTCACCGGCGTCGAGGCGATCTCCAACGGCGTGCCGGCGTTCCGGGCCCCGAAGTCCAAGAACGCCGCCACTACGATGTCCTGGATGGGCATCACCGCCGTGGTGATGTTCATCGGCATCACCGTGCTGGCGCTGGTCGCCAAGGTGCACAAGACCAACGACACCTGCCAGTTGGTCGGCTTCCAGGGCGACTGCCACACGGCCTCGCAGCCCACCGTGATCGCCCAGCTCGCCTCGTCGATCTTCGGTGGCGACCACAGCCCGCTCTTCTACTTCATCCAGGCCGCCACCGCGCTGGTGCTGATCCTGGCCGCCAACACCGCCTTCAACGGGTTCCCGCTGCTCGGCTCGATCCTGGCCCAGCACCGCTACCTGCCCCGGCAGTTCCACACCCGCGGCGACCGCCTGGCGTTCTCCAACGGCATCATCGCGCTGGCCGTGGTGAACATCCTGCTGCTGTGGTTCTACAAGGCCAATGTGGACAACCTGATCCACCTCTACATCCTGGGCGTCTTCACCTCCTTCACGCTCTCCCAGATCGGCATGGTCCGGCACTGGAACGAGGTGCTGAGCACCGAGACCGACCCCAAGGTGCGGGCCGGCGCCCAGCGCTCCCGGGTGATCAACGCCTTCGGTGCCTGCACCACCGGCCTGGTCTTCGTGATCGTGATGGCCACCAAGTTCATGGAGGGCGCCTGGCTGGCGGTGCTGGCCGCGATCGTGCTCTTCGTGATGATGCGGGGCATACGCAAGCACTACGACTCGGTCGCTGACGAACTGACCGTGGACGACCCGCAGGCCGACTCGGTCCGCCCGTCCAAGGTGCACGGCATCGTGCTGGTCTCCAAGCTCCACAAGCCGACCCTGCGGGCCCTGGGGTACGCCGAGGCGTTCCGCCCGGACACCCTGGAGGCGGTCACGGTCTCGGTGGAGAAGGAGGACACCGAGGAACTCAAGGAGCAGTGGCAGGAGTTCGACGTCCGGGTGCCGCTCAAGGTGCTGGACTCGCCGTACCGCGAGATCACCAAGCCGGTCGTCGCCTACGTCCGCTCGGTGCGCCGCACCAGCCCGCGGGACGCGGTCGCGGTCTTCATCCCGGAGTACGTGGTCGGCCACTGGTGGGAGCACTTCCTGCACAACCAGTCGGCGCTGTGGCTGAAGAGCCGGCTGCTCTTCACCCCCGGCGTGATGGTGATCAGCGTGCCCTGGCAGCTGTCCTCCGCGCCGAAGGCGGACCACCCGGCCCGGCGCGGCCCGGGCGCGGTGCGCCGCGGTGAGCCGCTGAACAACAAGAACGGCAAGCGCCGGCAGCCGATCGAGGCACCCGAGCACGCCTGA
- the kdpF gene encoding K(+)-transporting ATPase subunit F, producing MSGENIAGLIIAVALIGYLVVALIHPEKF from the coding sequence ATGAGTGGCGAGAACATCGCAGGTCTGATCATCGCAGTCGCGCTCATCGGCTATCTCGTCGTGGCGCTGATCCACCCGGAGAAGTTCTGA
- the kdpA gene encoding potassium-transporting ATPase subunit KdpA, translating into MSSTLAGWLQALALVGALALCYRPLGDYIAKLLTTAKHLRVERGLYKLVGVDGDADQRWTAYLRSVLAFSAVSVLFLYGFMRLQSHLMLSLGFKAVNEHSAWNTAISFVTNTNWQDYSGESTMGHLVQMAGLAVQNFVSAAVGIAVVATLIRGFTRSKTDRVGNFWVDLTRICLRLLLPLSIVFAIVLVANGVIQNFHGFHDLTTLGGDTQSIPGGPVASQEVIKELGTNGGGFFGANSAHPFENPNGFTNWLEIFLLLVISFSLPRTFGKMVGDHRQGYAIVSVMALFWTASAALLTFFETHPAGTALKAAGAAMEGKEERFGPWASALFASSTTLTSTGAVDAAHDSLTPGGGGVTIFDMMLGEIAPGGTGSGLYGMLILAIVAVFVAGLMVGRTPEYLGKKLGGREMKFASLYILTTPAIVLIGTGVAMALGGERANMGNTGAHGFSEVLYAFTSAANNNGSAFGGLTVISPWWDTALGLAMVLGRFLPIIFVLALAGSLAKQQPVPASAGTLPTHKPLFVGLLSGVVLIVVGLTYFPALALGPIAEGLH; encoded by the coding sequence ATGAGTTCCACTCTTGCTGGGTGGCTGCAGGCGCTCGCCCTGGTGGGTGCGCTGGCCCTGTGCTACCGACCGCTCGGCGACTACATCGCCAAGCTCCTGACCACCGCCAAGCACCTCAGAGTCGAGCGCGGCCTCTACAAGCTGGTCGGCGTGGACGGCGATGCCGACCAGCGCTGGACCGCCTACCTGCGCTCGGTGCTGGCCTTCTCGGCCGTCTCGGTGCTGTTCCTCTACGGCTTCATGCGCCTGCAGAGCCACCTGATGCTCAGCCTGGGCTTCAAGGCGGTCAACGAGCACAGTGCCTGGAACACCGCCATCTCGTTCGTGACCAACACCAACTGGCAGGACTACAGCGGCGAGTCCACCATGGGCCACCTGGTGCAGATGGCCGGCCTGGCGGTGCAGAACTTCGTCTCCGCCGCCGTGGGCATCGCGGTGGTCGCCACGCTGATCCGCGGCTTCACCCGCTCCAAGACCGACCGGGTCGGCAACTTCTGGGTCGACCTGACCCGGATCTGCCTGCGCCTGCTGCTGCCGCTGTCGATCGTCTTCGCGATCGTCCTGGTCGCCAACGGCGTGATCCAGAACTTCCACGGCTTCCACGACCTCACCACCCTGGGCGGCGACACCCAGTCGATCCCGGGCGGCCCGGTGGCCTCCCAGGAGGTCATCAAGGAACTGGGCACCAACGGCGGCGGCTTCTTCGGCGCCAACTCGGCCCACCCGTTCGAGAACCCGAACGGCTTCACCAACTGGCTGGAGATCTTCCTGCTGCTGGTGATCTCGTTCTCGCTGCCCCGCACCTTCGGCAAGATGGTCGGCGACCACCGCCAGGGCTACGCGATCGTCTCGGTGATGGCCCTGTTCTGGACGGCCTCGGCCGCCCTGCTGACGTTCTTCGAGACCCACCCGGCCGGCACCGCGCTCAAGGCGGCCGGCGCGGCGATGGAGGGCAAGGAGGAGCGTTTCGGCCCGTGGGCCTCCGCTCTGTTCGCCTCCTCCACCACGCTCACCTCCACCGGTGCGGTGGACGCCGCGCACGACTCGCTGACCCCGGGCGGCGGCGGCGTGACGATCTTCGACATGATGCTCGGCGAGATCGCGCCCGGCGGTACCGGCTCCGGCCTGTACGGCATGCTGATCCTGGCCATCGTGGCGGTCTTCGTCGCCGGCCTGATGGTCGGGCGCACCCCCGAATACCTGGGCAAGAAGCTGGGCGGGCGGGAGATGAAGTTCGCCTCCCTCTACATCCTGACCACCCCGGCCATCGTGCTGATCGGCACCGGTGTGGCGATGGCGCTGGGCGGTGAGCGGGCCAACATGGGCAACACCGGGGCGCACGGCTTCTCCGAGGTGCTGTACGCCTTCACCTCGGCGGCCAACAACAACGGCTCCGCGTTCGGCGGCCTGACCGTCATCTCGCCCTGGTGGGACACCGCGCTGGGCCTGGCGATGGTGCTCGGCCGGTTCCTGCCGATCATCTTCGTGCTGGCGCTGGCGGGCTCGCTCGCCAAGCAGCAGCCGGTCCCGGCGTCCGCCGGCACCCTGCCCACCCACAAGCCGCTCTTCGTCGGTCTGCTCTCGGGCGTCGTCCTGATCGTCGTCGGCCTCACCTACTTCCCGGCCCTGGCTCTGGGGCCGATCGCGGAAGGTCTGCACTGA
- the kdpC gene encoding K(+)-transporting ATPase subunit C encodes MSKPLPAAVRTYATALRMLLVLTVILGIAYPLLVTGISQVAFADKANGSVVTSDGKEIGSSLLGQNYDLPKTNPNDPKETPKPDPKWFQPRPSAAGYDPHGSAASNLGPNDDGLTKTIEQRRTDVAAFDKVDPAGVPADALTASGSGLDPHISTAYAKEQVNRVVQARGGKVTADQLNALISKYTDGRSLGFLGAPGVNVVLLNKALSELQ; translated from the coding sequence ATGTCCAAGCCCCTGCCCGCCGCGGTGCGCACCTACGCCACCGCCTTGCGGATGCTGCTGGTACTGACCGTGATCCTGGGCATCGCCTACCCGTTGCTGGTCACCGGGATCAGCCAGGTCGCGTTCGCCGACAAGGCCAACGGCTCGGTCGTGACGTCCGACGGCAAGGAGATCGGGTCCAGCCTGCTGGGCCAGAACTACGACCTGCCCAAGACCAACCCGAACGACCCCAAGGAGACGCCCAAGCCGGACCCGAAGTGGTTCCAGCCGCGTCCCTCGGCGGCCGGTTACGACCCGCACGGCTCGGCCGCCAGCAACCTCGGCCCCAACGACGACGGTCTGACCAAGACCATCGAGCAGCGCCGCACCGACGTCGCGGCCTTCGACAAGGTCGACCCGGCCGGCGTGCCGGCCGACGCGCTGACCGCCTCCGGCTCCGGCCTCGACCCGCACATCTCCACGGCCTACGCCAAGGAGCAGGTCAACCGGGTCGTCCAGGCCCGCGGTGGCAAGGTGACGGCCGATCAGCTGAACGCGCTGATCTCCAAGTACACCGACGGCCGCTCGCTCGGCTTCCTCGGTGCCCCGGGTGTCAACGTGGTGCTGCTCAACAAGGCGTTGAGCGAGCTCCAGTGA
- a CDS encoding sensor histidine kinase, which translates to MARDLAATAPPRRGRLRVYLGSAPGVGKTYRMLDEARRRQDRGADVVVGYIECHGRKHTEAMLDGLEVVPRLHRDYRGTDFTEMDIDAIVARRPGVVLVDELAHSNIPGGRHAKRWQDVEELLAAGLDVITTVNVQHLESLNDVVQKITGTPQRETVPDEVVRRADQIELVDMAPQALRRRMAHGNVYKAEKVDAALTNYFRVGNLTALRELALLWVAGRVDEGLRDYRAEHNIDRVWETRERVVVALTGGPEGETLIRRAARIADRTAAGQLLAVHVTRSDGLAGASPAALANQRRLVETLGGSYHVVVGDHIPTALLGFARANDATQLVLGTSRRGRTARFLTGPGIGETTVDASEDIDVHMVTHEFTGRGRLLPSLGRRHSRGRTVAGFASGLALPFGLTGVLSQLHHTLNLTTDALLFQLGVVAVALLGGAASALVASLIASLLLNYYFIPPVHTFTIGETNNVIALMVFAAVALTVSTVVDRAARQTQRAASATAEAESLSTLAGTVLRSRETDASAIPNLLDHSRNTFGLDSVALLSRETGDVLARSDASGPRDTHGTDTTEVPVGSDELLILTGRRLPADQQRMLTAFAAHVAAALERDRLAAVAAEVEPIKAADKMRTALLAAVSHDLRTPLAAALASVGSLRSPDVEFSPEDVAELLATADESLVKLTRLVDNLLDMSRLQAGALTLHLAPVHLEEVLPRALDSLQDPDAPVQPLGLETAPAVLADPPLLERVLANVITNALRHNAPGAPVLVSASAYPSPEPGGRPAEQVQIRIADRGPGIPPADRDRVFLPFQRLGDTDNTTGVGLGLALSRGLAEAMGGTLEVEDTPGGGTTMLLTLPAAPQEEVS; encoded by the coding sequence ATGGCTCGCGATCTCGCCGCCACCGCCCCGCCCCGGCGCGGGCGGCTGAGGGTGTACCTCGGCTCGGCCCCCGGAGTCGGCAAGACCTACCGGATGCTGGACGAGGCCCGGCGCAGACAGGACCGCGGTGCCGACGTGGTGGTGGGCTACATCGAGTGCCACGGCCGCAAGCACACCGAGGCGATGCTCGACGGCCTGGAGGTGGTGCCCCGGCTGCACCGCGACTACCGCGGCACCGACTTCACCGAGATGGACATCGACGCCATCGTGGCCCGCCGCCCCGGTGTGGTCCTGGTGGACGAGCTGGCCCACAGCAACATCCCCGGCGGCCGGCACGCCAAGCGCTGGCAGGACGTCGAGGAGCTGCTAGCCGCCGGCCTGGACGTGATCACCACGGTCAACGTCCAGCACCTGGAGAGCCTCAACGACGTGGTCCAGAAGATCACCGGCACCCCGCAGCGGGAGACCGTGCCGGACGAGGTGGTCCGCCGGGCCGACCAGATCGAACTCGTCGACATGGCCCCGCAGGCGCTGCGCCGGCGGATGGCCCATGGCAACGTCTACAAGGCCGAGAAGGTGGACGCCGCGCTCACCAACTACTTCCGGGTCGGGAACCTGACGGCGCTGCGGGAGCTCGCCCTGCTCTGGGTGGCCGGCCGGGTCGACGAGGGGCTGCGCGACTACCGTGCCGAGCACAACATCGACCGGGTGTGGGAGACCCGGGAGCGGGTGGTGGTCGCGCTCACCGGCGGGCCGGAGGGCGAGACCCTGATCCGCCGCGCCGCCCGGATCGCCGACCGCACGGCGGCCGGCCAGCTGCTCGCCGTGCACGTCACCCGAAGTGACGGCCTGGCGGGTGCCTCCCCGGCGGCGCTGGCCAACCAGCGGCGGCTGGTGGAGACCCTGGGCGGCAGCTACCACGTGGTGGTGGGCGACCACATCCCCACCGCCCTGCTCGGCTTCGCCCGCGCCAACGACGCCACCCAGCTGGTGCTCGGCACCAGCCGGCGCGGCCGCACCGCCCGGTTCCTCACCGGCCCGGGCATCGGCGAGACCACCGTGGACGCCTCCGAGGACATCGACGTCCACATGGTCACCCATGAGTTCACCGGGCGCGGCCGGCTGCTGCCCTCGCTGGGCCGGCGGCACTCCCGGGGGCGCACGGTGGCCGGCTTCGCCTCCGGGCTGGCGCTGCCGTTCGGGCTCACCGGCGTCCTCTCCCAGCTGCACCACACCCTCAACCTGACCACCGACGCCCTGCTATTCCAGCTCGGCGTGGTCGCGGTGGCGCTGCTCGGCGGCGCCGCCTCCGCCCTGGTGGCCTCGCTGATCGCCTCGCTGCTGCTGAACTACTACTTCATCCCGCCGGTGCACACCTTCACCATCGGCGAGACCAACAACGTGATCGCCCTGATGGTCTTCGCGGCGGTCGCGCTCACCGTCTCCACCGTGGTGGACCGGGCCGCCCGGCAGACCCAGCGGGCGGCCAGCGCCACGGCGGAGGCGGAGAGCCTGTCCACCCTGGCCGGCACCGTGCTGCGCAGCCGGGAGACCGACGCCTCGGCCATACCGAACCTGCTCGACCACTCCCGCAACACCTTCGGCCTGGACTCGGTGGCGCTGCTCTCCCGGGAGACCGGCGACGTGCTGGCCCGCAGCGACGCCTCCGGCCCGCGGGACACCCACGGCACCGACACCACCGAGGTGCCGGTGGGCAGCGACGAGCTGCTGATCCTCACCGGGCGCCGGCTGCCGGCCGACCAGCAGCGGATGCTGACCGCCTTCGCCGCCCATGTGGCCGCCGCCCTGGAGCGCGACCGGCTGGCCGCGGTGGCGGCCGAGGTGGAGCCGATCAAGGCCGCCGACAAGATGCGCACCGCGCTGCTGGCCGCGGTCAGCCACGATCTGCGCACCCCGCTGGCGGCGGCGCTGGCCTCGGTCGGCTCGCTGCGCAGCCCGGACGTGGAGTTCTCACCGGAGGACGTCGCCGAACTGCTGGCCACCGCCGACGAGTCGCTGGTCAAGCTGACCCGGCTGGTGGACAACCTGCTCGACATGAGCCGGCTGCAGGCCGGCGCGCTCACCCTGCACCTGGCGCCGGTCCACCTGGAGGAGGTGCTGCCCAGGGCGCTGGACTCCCTGCAGGACCCGGACGCCCCGGTGCAGCCGCTCGGCCTGGAGACCGCGCCCGCCGTGCTGGCCGACCCGCCGCTGCTGGAGCGGGTGCTGGCCAACGTGATCACCAACGCGCTGCGGCACAACGCCCCCGGCGCCCCGGTGCTGGTCAGCGCCAGCGCCTACCCGAGCCCCGAGCCCGGCGGCCGGCCCGCCGAGCAGGTGCAGATCCGGATCGCCGACCGCGGCCCCGGCATCCCGCCGGCCGACCGGGACCGGGTGTTCCTGCCGTTCCAGCGGCTCGGCGACACCGACAACACCACCGGCGTGGGCCTCGGGCTGGCGCTCTCCCGGGGACTGGCCGAGGCGATGGGCGGCACCCTGGAGGTCGAGGACACGCCCGGCGGCGGCACCACCATGCTGCTCACCCTGCCCGCGGCACCACAGGAGGAGGTCTCTTGA
- a CDS encoding response regulator, whose product MNQILIVDDEPQLLRALRINLRARSYQVATADTAAAALEAASRSRPDAVLLDLGLPDLDGVQVIHRLRDRGQVPIIVLSGRSGADDKIQALDAGADDYVTKPFLMDELFARLRAVLRRPGTAALLNQVVIGDHVVDLTAGTVTRVAGHGPLQLRLTPTEWKILTMLLASPGRLLPGRQILRAVWGPGHEERGNYLRVYLAGLRRKLERDPARPRHLITEPGIGYRYEP is encoded by the coding sequence TTGAATCAGATCCTGATCGTGGACGACGAACCGCAGCTGCTGCGGGCACTGCGGATCAATCTGCGGGCCCGCTCCTACCAGGTGGCCACCGCCGACACCGCCGCGGCCGCCCTGGAAGCCGCCTCCCGGTCCCGGCCGGACGCGGTGCTGCTCGACCTGGGCCTGCCCGACCTGGACGGCGTGCAGGTGATCCACCGGCTGCGGGACCGCGGCCAGGTGCCGATCATCGTGCTCTCCGGCCGCAGCGGCGCGGACGACAAGATCCAGGCGCTGGACGCGGGCGCCGACGACTACGTGACCAAGCCGTTCCTGATGGACGAGCTGTTCGCCCGGCTGCGGGCCGTGCTGCGCCGCCCGGGCACCGCGGCCCTGCTGAACCAGGTGGTGATCGGCGACCACGTGGTGGACCTGACGGCCGGCACGGTGACCAGGGTGGCCGGGCACGGGCCGCTTCAGCTGCGGCTCACCCCCACCGAGTGGAAGATCCTCACCATGCTGCTGGCCAGCCCCGGACGGCTGCTGCCGGGCCGCCAGATCCTGCGTGCCGTCTGGGGTCCCGGGCACGAGGAACGCGGCAACTACCTGCGGGTCTACCTGGCCGGACTGCGCCGCAAGTTGGAGCGCGACCCGGCCCGGCCGCGCCATCTGATCACCGAGCCGGGGATCGGTTACCGCTACGAGCCCTGA